In Acomys russatus chromosome 9, mAcoRus1.1, whole genome shotgun sequence, the following are encoded in one genomic region:
- the Rbm17 gene encoding splicing factor 45 produces the protein MSLYDDLGVETSDSKTEGWSKNFKLLQSQLQVKKAALTQAKSQRTKQSTVLAPVIDLKRGGSSDDRQIVDTPPHVAAGLKDPVPSGFSAGEVLIPLADEYDPMFPNDYEKVVKRQREERQRQRELERQKEIEEREKRRKDRHEASGFSRRPDPDSDEDEDYERERRKRSMGGAAIAPPTSLVEKDKELPRDFPYEEDSRPRSQSSKAAIPPPVYEEPDRPRSPTGPSNSFLANMGGTVAHKIMQKYGFREGQGLGKHEQGLSTALSVEKTSKRGGKIIVGDATEKGEAQDASKKSDSNPLTEILKCPTKVVLLRNMVGAGEVDEDLEVETKEECEKYGKVGKCVIFEIPGAPDDEAVRIFLEFERVESAIKAVVDLNGRYFGGRVVKACFYNLDKFRVLDLAEQV, from the exons ATGTCCCTGTATGACGACCTGGGAGTGGAGACCAGCGACTCAAAAACTGAAGGCTGGTCCAAAAACTTCAAGCTTCTGCAGTCCCAGCTCCAGGTGAAGAAGGCAGCTCTCACTCAAGCAAAG AGCCAACGGACAAAACAAAGTACAGTCCTTGCACCAGTCATCGACCTAAAGCGAGGAGGCTCCTCGGATGACCGGCAGATCGTAGACACACCACCTCATGTAGCCGCTGGGCTGAAG GACCCTGTGCCCAGTGGCTTTTCTGCTGGGGAAGTTCTGATCCCCTTAGCTGATGAATATGATCCTATGTTTCCTAATGATTATGAGAAAGTTGTGAAACGCCAGAGAGAAGAGCGACAGAGGCAGCGGGAgctggaaagacagaaggaaatagaagaaagagaaaa GAGGCGTAAAGACAGGCATGAAGCCAGTGGGTTTTCAAGACGGCCAGACCCAGAttctgatgaagatgaagattACGAGCGAGAGCGGAGGAAAAGAA GTATGGGAGGAGCTGCCATCGCCCCACCTACTTCTCTTGTAGAGAAAGACAAGGAat TACCCCGAGACTTTCCTTATGAAGAGGACTCAAGACCTCGATCACAGTCTTCCAAAGCTGCTATTCCTCCCCCAGTGTATGAGGAGCCGGATCGACCAAGATCTCCAACCGGCCCCAGCAACTCCTTCCTTGCTAACATGGG tggcacagtggctcataagATCATGCAGAAGTATGGCTTCCGGGAAGGCCAGGGACTGGGGAAGCACGAGCAAGGGCTGAGTACTGCATTGTCAGTGGAGAAGACCAGCAAGCGGGGTGGCAAGATCATTGTGGGTGACGCGACGGAGAAGGGCGAGGCTCAGG ATGCATCCAAGAAGTCAGATTCAAATCCATTAACTGAAATACTTAAGTGCCCTACGAAAGTGGTCCTGCTGAGG AACATGGTCGGTGCAGGAGAGGTTGATGAAGACTTGGAAGTTGAAACCAAGGAAGAATGTGAAAAATATGGCAAAGTTGGAAAATGTGTGatatttgag ATTCCTGGTGCCCCTGATGATGAAGCAGTACGAATATTTTTAGAATTTGAGAGAGTTGAATCAGCAATTAAAG ctGTTGTTGATCTGAATGGGAGGTATTTTGGTGGACGGGTAGTTAAAGCATGTTTCTACAATTTGGATAAATTCAGGGTCTTGGATCTGGCAGAACAAGTTTGA